A stretch of Pseudomonas sp. CCC3.1 DNA encodes these proteins:
- a CDS encoding amidase, whose translation MSLLDTADATLIAEQVRTARISPREVAEHFLAQTNAREAEIQAFVSLDPAALNKQVVELKGPALKGLLAGVPVGVKDIIDTHDHPTCFYSPLYQDNRPSRDAHVVALLRQAGAVIMGKTHTTEFAYMQTGPTRNPLDLSRTPGSSSAGSAAGMAAGFFPVALGTQTAGSLLKPASYCGLYAFKPSYGLVSLEGIKPLAPSFDTLGWYGRSVGDLALIARVLIPGLTTTQPASGRRTFGFCRTARWGDIEPPVADALLASLDVLSAAGHRVTQVVLPDEFVGVFDDHLLINDCEGARSLAKEWQSSPESLSPQVMAMIERAQQTTWEQETAAKARLAALAPILKALFAPFDAMLGATCGMVAPLGLEATGPSDFCKFWMAFGLPQINIPLPRAPGELPIGLQVVGDYRSDSQLLDAAMHVDHALNGACLIR comes from the coding sequence ATGAGCCTTCTAGATACCGCCGATGCCACTTTGATTGCTGAGCAGGTGCGCACTGCGCGTATCAGTCCCCGCGAAGTGGCTGAGCATTTTTTGGCACAAACAAACGCCCGCGAAGCTGAAATCCAGGCATTTGTTTCACTGGACCCCGCCGCACTGAACAAGCAAGTGGTGGAGTTGAAAGGACCCGCACTCAAGGGTTTGCTGGCGGGTGTGCCGGTTGGCGTCAAGGACATCATTGATACCCACGACCATCCCACGTGTTTTTACTCCCCGCTTTATCAAGACAACCGGCCATCGCGCGATGCTCACGTGGTAGCTCTGCTGCGCCAGGCAGGCGCGGTGATCATGGGCAAGACCCACACCACCGAGTTTGCCTATATGCAGACCGGGCCGACGCGTAACCCACTTGACCTGAGTAGAACACCCGGCAGTTCCAGCGCGGGTTCTGCTGCGGGTATGGCGGCAGGTTTTTTTCCTGTGGCGTTGGGCACGCAGACTGCAGGTTCGCTGCTCAAGCCTGCGTCGTACTGCGGGTTGTATGCATTTAAACCGTCCTACGGGCTGGTCTCTCTGGAAGGGATCAAGCCGCTGGCGCCGAGTTTTGACACGTTGGGCTGGTATGGGCGTTCTGTGGGGGATCTGGCTTTAATCGCGCGGGTGTTGATTCCTGGGCTGACAACCACCCAGCCGGCGAGTGGGCGCAGAACGTTTGGATTTTGCCGCACGGCACGTTGGGGCGACATTGAACCGCCGGTGGCCGACGCACTGCTGGCGTCACTCGATGTATTAAGCGCGGCGGGGCACAGGGTGACGCAAGTCGTCCTGCCGGATGAGTTTGTCGGCGTGTTTGACGACCATCTGTTGATCAACGATTGCGAGGGGGCCCGCTCGCTGGCCAAAGAATGGCAATCGAGCCCCGAGTCACTCAGCCCGCAGGTAATGGCCATGATTGAGCGGGCTCAGCAGACCACGTGGGAGCAGGAAACGGCCGCTAAAGCCCGCTTGGCCGCACTGGCCCCGATACTTAAAGCACTGTTCGCCCCTTTTGACGCCATGCTCGGGGCTACATGCGGCATGGTCGCGCCCTTGGGGCTGGAGGCCACAGGGCCTTCTGATTTTTGCAAATTCTGGATGGCATTCGGCTTGCCGCAGATCAACATTCCTTTGCCCAGAGCGCCGGGAGAGCTACCCATAGGTTTGCAAGTGGTGGGTGATTATCGCAGCGACAGCCAACTGCTGGACGCGGCAATGCACGTGGACCATGCACTGAACGGCGCCTGCTTAATACGCTGA
- a CDS encoding EscU/YscU/HrcU family type III secretion system export apparatus switch protein has protein sequence MNTPSEPRQAIALKYDGKQAPTLTAKGDDALAEAILKLAREYEVPIYENAELVRLLARMELGDSIPQELYRTLAEIIAFAWQLKGKFPVGFDPDAEPVERDITPL, from the coding sequence ATGAACACACCTTCCGAACCGCGTCAGGCCATTGCCCTTAAATACGACGGAAAACAGGCACCCACCTTGACGGCCAAAGGCGACGACGCCCTGGCCGAAGCCATCCTTAAATTGGCCCGCGAATACGAAGTGCCTATTTATGAGAATGCCGAACTGGTCAGGTTACTGGCCCGCATGGAATTGGGCGACAGCATCCCGCAGGAGCTGTACCGAACACTGGCCGAAATTATTGCCTTTGCCTGGCAGCTCAAAGGCAAGTTTCCGGTGGGCTTTGACCCGGATGCCGAGCCAGTGGAGCGCGACATCACGCCGTTGTAA
- a CDS encoding flagellar hook-length control protein FliK, whose amino-acid sequence MKSDMSIPPIPQAAPTNVRPSAVSGDVLKLLQPLDGLIGPGQSAQAQVVSLKQGDAVFQLLLKLTLDSGQQTHVQVNSNQPLPLGTLLSVTQPSPGNLAISLQHALSSSAATLSRLDPQQLPTGTLLQGKVLSTQALPQAAGQPAIYRSLVTLLNSALSGSTLSVDSPRPLRVDSLLTAHVQGSQTLNFVPLSGRQDQLAIAQQLATQQARQGSLDGLLSALQKLPPSDSMPDALRATIDKLLGGLPTPQQLSNPSTLSSALLNSGAFLEAKLLGGQLQALAPDMKATLLRLIAQILPGVPANSSFNPGVAASTQAQALPTFVRNALGVLGQVSAKPQPGGFPLPPRLLQHGEGEGEGEDSLENLLKLAAAAISRLQSHQLASLEQSGRTADGNLLTTWQLEIPLRNAHDIVPLQVKFQREEPPEQGPEDKREHRETKDQLWRVELAFDLAPLGPLHVQAQLIRGSLSGQLWAQRSFTAELIASQLGVLRERLNEAGLSVTDLDCHQGTPPHSGPAKLEQRWVDDTA is encoded by the coding sequence ATGAAAAGCGATATGAGTATTCCACCCATCCCACAAGCTGCGCCCACCAACGTACGCCCCAGCGCTGTCAGCGGTGACGTGCTCAAACTGCTGCAACCATTGGATGGCCTGATCGGACCCGGCCAGAGTGCTCAAGCGCAAGTCGTGTCGCTCAAGCAAGGCGATGCCGTGTTTCAACTGCTGCTCAAGTTGACCCTCGACAGCGGCCAGCAGACTCACGTGCAGGTTAACAGCAACCAGCCCTTGCCTCTGGGCACGCTACTGTCGGTGACGCAACCGTCGCCTGGCAACCTCGCGATTAGCCTGCAACACGCCTTGAGCAGCAGTGCCGCCACCCTCTCCCGCCTTGATCCGCAACAATTGCCGACGGGGACGCTGCTGCAAGGCAAGGTACTGAGCACTCAAGCGTTGCCGCAGGCGGCTGGGCAACCCGCGATCTATCGCTCACTGGTGACCCTGCTGAACAGCGCCTTGAGCGGCAGTACCCTGAGCGTCGACAGCCCACGACCTTTGCGCGTCGACAGTTTGCTGACCGCGCACGTGCAAGGCAGCCAGACCTTGAACTTCGTACCGCTCAGCGGCCGCCAAGACCAATTGGCCATTGCCCAGCAACTGGCAACCCAGCAAGCCCGCCAAGGCTCGCTCGACGGGTTGTTGAGCGCCCTGCAAAAACTCCCGCCCAGCGACAGCATGCCCGACGCGTTGCGAGCCACTATCGACAAGTTGTTGGGCGGCTTGCCTACCCCCCAACAACTGAGCAACCCCAGCACTTTAAGCAGCGCCCTACTCAACAGTGGGGCATTTCTGGAAGCCAAGCTGCTCGGTGGACAGTTGCAGGCGTTGGCCCCAGACATGAAAGCCACCTTGTTGCGGCTGATTGCGCAAATCCTCCCTGGGGTCCCGGCCAACTCCAGCTTCAACCCCGGTGTCGCCGCCAGCACCCAGGCGCAAGCGCTGCCGACCTTTGTGCGCAATGCGTTGGGCGTGCTTGGCCAGGTCAGCGCCAAACCACAGCCGGGCGGTTTTCCGCTGCCGCCGCGCCTGCTGCAACATGGCGAAGGCGAAGGCGAAGGCGAAGATAGCCTGGAAAACCTGCTCAAACTCGCCGCCGCCGCCATTTCGCGCCTGCAAAGCCATCAACTGGCGAGTCTGGAGCAAAGCGGGCGCACCGCAGACGGCAATCTGCTGACCACCTGGCAGCTGGAAATCCCCCTGCGCAACGCCCACGACATCGTGCCGCTGCAGGTCAAATTCCAACGTGAAGAACCGCCCGAGCAAGGGCCGGAAGACAAACGCGAACACCGCGAAACCAAGGATCAACTGTGGCGCGTCGAACTGGCTTTCGACCTGGCGCCCTTGGGGCCGCTGCATGTGCAGGCGCAACTGATTCGTGGCAGCCTGTCCGGGCAATTGTGGGCACAACGCAGCTTCACGGCCGAACTGATTGCCAGCCAACTGGGCGTGCTGCGTGAACGTTTGAATGAGGCAGGCCTGAGCGTCACTGACCTCGACTGCCACCAAGGCACCCCGCCCCACAGCGGCCCTGCCAAACTTGAACAGCGCTGGGTCGACGACACCGCATGA
- the ccmA gene encoding cytochrome c biogenesis heme-transporting ATPase CcmA, producing MTSPLLEAVALACERDWRLLFENLELRLSPCDMLQISGPNGSGKTSLLRLLAGLMQPTAGEIRLNGRALSEQRAELANNVLWIGHAAGIKDLLTAEENLSWLCALHRPASREAIWDALAAVGLKGFEDVPCHTLSAGQQRRVALARLHLDSPALWILDEPFTALDKQGVAQLEEHLARHCELGGTVVLTTHHTLTRVPAGYRDLDLGRWAV from the coding sequence GTGACCAGTCCTCTTCTAGAAGCCGTAGCGCTCGCCTGTGAGCGTGACTGGCGTTTGTTGTTCGAAAATCTCGAATTGCGACTGAGCCCCTGCGACATGCTACAGATCAGCGGCCCCAACGGCAGTGGCAAAACCAGCCTGCTGCGTTTGTTGGCGGGCCTGATGCAGCCGACAGCGGGCGAAATACGCCTGAATGGGCGCGCGCTGAGTGAGCAGCGCGCTGAGTTGGCCAATAACGTGCTGTGGATCGGTCATGCGGCCGGGATCAAGGACTTGCTCACCGCCGAAGAAAACCTCAGTTGGCTTTGTGCCCTGCATCGCCCCGCAAGCCGCGAAGCGATTTGGGATGCGCTGGCTGCTGTCGGTCTAAAGGGCTTTGAAGATGTGCCGTGTCACACCTTGTCGGCCGGGCAGCAACGGCGTGTGGCGCTGGCTCGTCTGCACCTGGACAGCCCGGCGCTGTGGATTCTCGACGAGCCGTTTACAGCACTGGATAAACAAGGCGTCGCGCAACTTGAAGAACATTTGGCCCGCCACTGCGAGTTGGGTGGCACTGTGGTGCTGACCACTCACCATACGTTGACCCGGGTGCCTGCCGGTTATCGCGATCTTGACCTGGGGCGCTGGGCCGTATGA
- the ccmB gene encoding heme exporter protein CcmB, with product MSVFASLLAREARLLCRRPAELANPLVFFAIVIAMFPLAVGPETQLLQTLSPGLLWVAALLSVLLSLDGLFRSDFEDGSLEQWVLSPHPLPLLVLAKVLAHWAFSGLALVILSPLLALMLGLPVACLPVLLMSLLLGTPVLSLLGAVGAALTVGLKRGGLLLALLILPLYIPVLILGSGALQAALQGMPATGYLLWLASLTALAVTLTPFAIAAGLKISVGE from the coding sequence ATGAGTGTGTTTGCATCATTGCTGGCGCGTGAAGCGCGTTTGTTGTGTCGGCGTCCGGCCGAATTGGCGAACCCGCTGGTGTTTTTCGCGATAGTGATCGCCATGTTTCCGCTGGCCGTGGGCCCCGAGACTCAATTGTTGCAAACCTTGTCGCCTGGCTTGCTCTGGGTGGCCGCGCTTTTATCGGTTCTGCTCTCGCTGGACGGGCTTTTTCGCAGTGATTTCGAAGACGGATCACTGGAACAGTGGGTCCTTTCGCCGCACCCTTTGCCACTACTGGTGTTGGCCAAGGTACTGGCACACTGGGCGTTTTCCGGGCTGGCTCTGGTGATTTTGTCGCCATTGCTGGCGCTGATGCTGGGATTGCCGGTGGCCTGTTTGCCGGTGTTGCTGATGTCGTTATTGCTCGGCACGCCGGTGCTGAGTTTGCTCGGTGCCGTGGGCGCCGCGCTGACGGTGGGGCTTAAACGCGGTGGCTTGCTGCTGGCGTTGCTGATTCTGCCCTTGTATATCCCGGTGCTGATTCTTGGCAGCGGCGCCTTGCAAGCGGCATTACAAGGCATGCCCGCAACCGGTTATCTGTTATGGCTGGCAAGCCTGACGGCCCTGGCAGTCACCCTGACACCTTTTGCTATAGCGGCCGGCCTGAAAATCAGCGTCGGCGAATGA
- a CDS encoding heme ABC transporter permease, which translates to MMNWTWFHKLGSPKWFYAISGRLLPWLSSAAVLLIVSGVVWGLAFAPPDYQQGNSFRIIYIHVPAAMLAQSCYVMLAVCGVVGLVWKMKIADVALQCAAPIGAWMTAVALVTGAIWGKPTWGSWWVWDARLTSMLILLFLYFGLIALGNAITNRDSAAKACAVLAIVGVINIPIIKYSVEWWNTLHQGATFTLTEKPAMPVEMWLPLLLTVLGFYCFFGAVLLLRMRLDLLKREARSSWAKAQVLKALEGRR; encoded by the coding sequence GTGATGAACTGGACTTGGTTTCACAAACTCGGCTCGCCCAAATGGTTCTATGCCATCAGCGGGCGCTTGCTGCCCTGGTTGAGCAGTGCCGCCGTACTGCTGATTGTCAGCGGGGTGGTCTGGGGCTTGGCGTTTGCGCCGCCGGACTATCAGCAAGGCAACAGCTTTCGGATCATCTACATCCATGTGCCGGCGGCCATGCTGGCGCAGTCCTGCTACGTGATGCTGGCGGTGTGCGGGGTGGTGGGGCTGGTCTGGAAGATGAAAATCGCTGACGTCGCGCTGCAATGCGCCGCGCCCATCGGTGCCTGGATGACCGCCGTGGCGCTGGTTACCGGCGCCATCTGGGGCAAACCGACCTGGGGCTCGTGGTGGGTGTGGGATGCACGCCTGACCTCCATGCTCATTTTGCTGTTTCTGTACTTCGGCCTGATTGCCCTGGGCAATGCCATCACTAATCGCGACAGCGCAGCCAAGGCCTGCGCGGTACTGGCGATTGTTGGCGTGATCAACATCCCGATCATCAAATACTCGGTGGAGTGGTGGAACACCCTGCACCAGGGCGCGACCTTCACCCTCACCGAAAAGCCCGCGATGCCGGTGGAAATGTGGCTGCCGTTGCTGCTCACCGTGCTCGGTTTCTATTGCTTCTTTGGCGCCGTGCTGTTGCTGCGCATGCGCCTGGACCTGCTCAAGCGCGAGGCGCGCAGCAGTTGGGCCAAAGCGCAAGTGTTAAAAGCGCTGGAGGGAAGGCGATGA
- the ccmD gene encoding heme exporter protein CcmD has protein sequence MSFASFSDFVAMGHHGLYVWSAYGICLAVLALNVALPLAARRRYLQQEARRLRRENSK, from the coding sequence ATGAGTTTTGCTTCGTTCAGCGACTTTGTCGCCATGGGCCATCACGGCTTGTATGTCTGGTCGGCCTATGGCATTTGCCTGGCGGTGCTGGCGTTAAACGTGGCGCTGCCGCTGGCGGCGCGCCGACGTTATTTGCAACAAGAGGCGCGCCGTCTGCGTCGGGAGAATTCGAAGTGA
- the ccmE gene encoding cytochrome c maturation protein CcmE, whose translation MNPLRKKRLIIILAILVGIGAAVALALSALQQNINLFYTPTQIANGEAPLDTRIRAGGMVEAGSLKRSGDSLDVQFVVTDFNKAVTIQYRGILPDLFREGQGIVALGKLNANGVVVADEVLAKHDEKYMPPEVTKALKESGQSAPAPVESVPANEVK comes from the coding sequence GTGAATCCGCTGCGTAAAAAACGTTTGATCATCATCCTGGCGATTCTGGTGGGCATCGGCGCCGCCGTCGCGTTGGCCCTGAGCGCCTTGCAGCAGAACATCAACTTGTTCTACACCCCGACCCAGATCGCCAATGGCGAAGCGCCACTTGATACCCGGATTCGCGCAGGCGGCATGGTAGAAGCCGGTTCGCTGAAGCGCTCGGGCGACTCGCTGGACGTTCAGTTCGTGGTCACTGACTTCAACAAGGCAGTGACCATTCAATACCGCGGCATCTTGCCGGACCTGTTTCGTGAAGGGCAGGGCATCGTCGCGCTGGGCAAGCTCAACGCCAACGGGGTAGTGGTGGCCGATGAAGTGCTGGCCAAGCATGACGAAAAATACATGCCGCCCGAAGTGACCAAGGCGCTCAAAGAGAGTGGCCAGTCTGCGCCTGCACCGGTCGAATCTGTACCGGCTAACGAGGTCAAGTGA
- a CDS encoding heme lyase CcmF/NrfE family subunit — protein sequence MTSGLFIPELGHLAMILALCFAIVQAIVPLLGAWRGDKLWMSLAQPAAWGQFAFLLFAFGCLTYAFMADDFSVAYVASNSNSALPWYYKFSAVWGAHEGSLLLWAMILGGWTFAVSVFSRQLPQVMLARVLSIMGMISVGFLLFLILTSNPFVRLLPQMPADGNDLNPLLQDIGLIVHPPMLYMGYVGFSVAFAFAIAALLGGRLDAAWARWSRPWTLVAWAFLGIGITLGSWWAYYELGWGGWWFWDPVENASFMPWLVGTALIHSLAVTEKRGVFKSWTVLLAIAAFSLSLLGTFLVRSGVLTSVHAFASDPERGVFILIFLLFVVGGSLTLFALRAPVVKSHVGFNLWSRETLLLGNNLILVVAASMILLGTLYPLILDALSGAKMSVGPPYFNALFIPLMGLLMVVMAVGVLVRWKDTPIKWLLGMLTPVLLGSAALSAIAGVAYGDFNWAVMTTFMLAAWVLLAGVRDIGDKTRHKGLVKGLRSLTRSYWGMQIAHLGIAVCALGVVLSSQNSAERDLRLAPGESMELAGYQFIFEGATHFEGPNFTSDKGTVRVIRNGKEVSVLHPEKRLYTVQSSMMTEAGIDAGFTRDLYVALGEPLENGAWAVRVHVKPFVRWIWFGGLLTGFGGVLAALDRRYRVKVKTRVRDALGMTGETA from the coding sequence ATGACGTCTGGACTGTTTATTCCCGAATTGGGCCACTTGGCCATGATTTTGGCGCTGTGCTTTGCCATCGTGCAGGCCATCGTGCCGTTGCTCGGCGCCTGGCGCGGCGACAAATTGTGGATGAGCCTGGCGCAACCGGCGGCCTGGGGTCAGTTCGCCTTTTTGCTGTTTGCCTTCGGTTGCCTGACCTACGCCTTTATGGCCGATGACTTCTCGGTGGCGTACGTCGCCAGCAACTCCAACAGCGCGCTGCCGTGGTACTACAAGTTCAGCGCCGTATGGGGCGCCCACGAGGGGTCGTTGCTGTTGTGGGCCATGATTCTGGGCGGCTGGACCTTCGCGGTGTCGGTCTTCTCGCGCCAGTTGCCGCAAGTGATGCTGGCACGGGTGCTGTCGATCATGGGCATGATCAGCGTCGGCTTTTTGCTGTTTCTGATTCTGACCTCCAACCCGTTCGTACGCTTGCTTCCGCAAATGCCTGCCGATGGCAATGACCTTAACCCACTGTTGCAAGACATCGGTCTGATCGTTCACCCGCCGATGCTGTACATGGGCTATGTCGGTTTCTCGGTGGCCTTTGCCTTCGCCATTGCGGCCTTGCTCGGTGGTCGGCTGGATGCCGCGTGGGCGCGTTGGTCGCGCCCCTGGACCCTCGTGGCGTGGGCCTTTCTCGGCATCGGTATCACGTTGGGTTCGTGGTGGGCGTATTACGAGCTTGGCTGGGGTGGTTGGTGGTTCTGGGACCCGGTGGAAAACGCGTCCTTCATGCCATGGCTGGTCGGCACGGCGCTGATTCACTCGCTGGCCGTGACGGAAAAACGCGGGGTGTTTAAAAGCTGGACGGTGTTGCTGGCCATTGCCGCCTTTTCGTTGAGCCTGCTCGGAACGTTCCTGGTGCGCTCCGGGGTGCTGACGTCGGTGCACGCGTTCGCCTCGGACCCTGAGCGCGGCGTGTTTATCTTGATCTTCCTGCTGTTCGTGGTCGGTGGCTCGCTCACGCTGTTTGCGCTGCGTGCGCCGGTGGTCAAAAGCCATGTCGGTTTTAACCTGTGGTCGCGTGAGACGTTGCTGCTGGGCAACAACCTGATTCTGGTCGTGGCCGCGTCGATGATTCTGCTTGGCACCTTGTACCCGCTGATTCTGGACGCCCTCAGCGGCGCCAAAATGTCGGTCGGGCCGCCGTACTTCAACGCGCTGTTTATCCCGCTGATGGGCTTGCTCATGGTGGTGATGGCCGTGGGTGTGCTGGTGCGCTGGAAAGACACGCCGATCAAGTGGCTGCTGGGCATGCTGACCCCGGTGCTGCTCGGCAGCGCTGCGCTGTCGGCGATTGCCGGTGTGGCCTATGGGGACTTCAACTGGGCCGTGATGACCACCTTTATGTTGGCGGCCTGGGTGTTGCTGGCCGGGGTGCGCGACATCGGCGACAAAACCCGCCACAAAGGCCTGGTCAAAGGCCTGCGCAGCCTGACCCGCAGCTATTGGGGCATGCAGATTGCGCACTTGGGCATCGCGGTGTGCGCGCTGGGCGTGGTGTTGTCGAGCCAGAACAGTGCTGAGCGCGACCTGCGTCTGGCACCGGGCGAGTCGATGGAACTGGCGGGTTACCAGTTCATTTTTGAAGGGGCCACGCATTTTGAAGGGCCGAATTTCACGTCAGACAAAGGCACCGTGCGCGTCATTCGCAATGGCAAGGAAGTCAGCGTGCTGCATCCGGAAAAACGCTTGTACACGGTGCAAAGCTCAATGATGACCGAAGCAGGGATTGACGCCGGTTTCACCCGCGACTTGTACGTGGCGCTCGGTGAACCCTTGGAAAATGGCGCTTGGGCGGTCCGGGTGCACGTTAAGCCCTTTGTGCGCTGGATCTGGTTTGGCGGTTTGCTCACCGGATTCGGGGGGGTGCTGGCGGCGCTGGATCGGCGTTACCGGGTCAAGGTTAAAACCCGCGTGCGCGACGCGCTGGGCATGACAGGAGAAACCGCATGA
- a CDS encoding DsbE family thiol:disulfide interchange protein, translated as MRRWLMLVPLVVFLGMAGFLYKGLYLDPTELPSTMIGKPFPAFSLPSVEGDKTLTEANLKGKPALVNVWATWCVSCKVEHPVLTRLAEQGVVIYGVNYKDINADAKKWLTEFHNPYQLDINDEAGSLGLNLGVYGAPETFLIDSQGIIRHKFVGVIDERVWREQLAGKYQALVDEAKP; from the coding sequence ATGAGACGCTGGCTAATGCTGGTCCCGCTGGTGGTGTTTTTGGGCATGGCAGGGTTTCTCTACAAAGGCTTGTACCTGGACCCGACCGAGTTGCCGTCGACAATGATCGGCAAGCCATTTCCGGCGTTCAGCCTGCCGTCGGTTGAGGGTGACAAAACCCTGACCGAAGCCAACCTCAAGGGCAAGCCGGCGCTGGTTAACGTCTGGGCCACGTGGTGTGTCTCGTGCAAAGTCGAGCACCCGGTGCTGACCAGACTGGCCGAGCAGGGCGTGGTGATCTACGGCGTCAACTACAAGGACATCAATGCCGACGCCAAAAAGTGGCTCACGGAGTTCCACAATCCGTATCAGTTGGACATCAACGATGAAGCAGGCTCTCTGGGCCTGAACCTGGGCGTGTACGGCGCTCCGGAAACCTTTTTGATCGACAGCCAAGGCATCATTCGCCACAAATTTGTCGGGGTGATCGACGAGCGTGTGTGGCGCGAGCAACTGGCGGGCAAATACCAGGCACTGGTCGACGAGGCCAAGCCATGA
- a CDS encoding cytochrome c-type biogenesis protein: MKRWLAAVAFGLTLTGVAHAAIDTYEFANDAERARFRELTQELRCPKCQNQDIADSNAPIATDLRREIFRMLGEGKDNQQIIDFMVDRYGDFVRYKPALTSKTAVLWFGPLALLVGGLVVIGVIVGRRRRTEPAAGSDTLSAEERQRLDTLLDKTKDD, translated from the coding sequence ATGAAGCGCTGGTTAGCGGCCGTTGCTTTCGGCTTGACGCTCACGGGCGTGGCCCACGCGGCCATCGACACCTATGAGTTTGCCAATGACGCCGAACGTGCGCGCTTTCGTGAACTGACTCAGGAACTGCGTTGCCCCAAATGCCAGAATCAGGACATCGCTGATTCCAATGCGCCGATCGCCACCGACCTGCGTCGCGAGATTTTCCGCATGCTGGGCGAGGGCAAGGACAACCAGCAGATCATCGACTTTATGGTCGATCGCTACGGCGACTTTGTGCGCTACAAACCGGCCTTGACTAGCAAAACCGCCGTGCTGTGGTTTGGTCCGCTGGCCTTGCTGGTGGGGGGGTTGGTGGTGATCGGGGTAATTGTCGGGCGCCGCCGTCGTACAGAACCTGCCGCAGGTTCGGACACACTTTCTGCCGAGGAGCGTCAGCGCCTCGATACCTTGCTGGATAAAACCAAAGATGATTGA
- the ccmI gene encoding c-type cytochrome biogenesis protein CcmI, translated as MIDFWLAAGLLLLIALSFLLIPVVRGRRAQREEDRTALNVALYQERVAQLQAQREDGVLTAEQLEAGRAEAARELLADTEGVAPSRTSNLGKAVPILAAILVPVLGLGLYVHFGASDKVELTHEFATPPHSLEEMISRLERAAAAQPDSAESWYFLGRAYMAQNRSADAAKVFERAVALAGRQPELLGQWAQAQYFADNKKWSDKTQALTDEALKADPNEVTSLGLLGIAAFEGKRYQEAITYWDRLLQQLPAGDPSRDALQGGIERAREQLLASGGKVEAAPAARAETSIKVSVDVADAVKASVLPGDSVFIFARAMSGPPAPLAVKRVTVADLPITVELGDADAMMPQLKLSNFPEVQLVARISRAGQPTAGEWVGRSKPLANSTQTLQQLTIDSPDK; from the coding sequence ATGATTGATTTCTGGCTCGCAGCAGGCTTGCTGCTACTGATCGCCCTCAGCTTTTTGCTGATTCCGGTAGTGCGCGGTCGTCGTGCCCAGCGCGAAGAAGACCGCACCGCCTTGAACGTGGCGCTGTACCAAGAACGCGTGGCCCAATTGCAGGCCCAGCGTGAAGACGGCGTATTGACCGCTGAGCAACTGGAGGCAGGACGCGCTGAAGCCGCCCGTGAACTGCTGGCGGACACCGAAGGCGTGGCGCCGTCACGAACCTCCAACCTTGGCAAAGCGGTGCCGATTTTGGCTGCGATCCTGGTGCCGGTCCTGGGCCTGGGCCTGTATGTGCACTTTGGTGCGAGTGACAAGGTTGAGCTGACCCACGAATTCGCGACACCGCCGCACTCGCTCGAAGAGATGATCTCGCGCCTTGAGCGTGCCGCCGCTGCGCAGCCGGACTCGGCCGAGAGCTGGTACTTTCTGGGTCGCGCCTACATGGCGCAAAACCGCTCTGCCGATGCGGCGAAAGTCTTTGAGCGGGCTGTTGCACTGGCCGGACGTCAGCCTGAGTTGTTGGGGCAGTGGGCGCAGGCCCAGTACTTTGCCGACAATAAAAAGTGGAGCGACAAGACCCAGGCGTTGACTGATGAAGCCCTGAAAGCTGACCCCAACGAAGTCACCAGCCTTGGCCTGCTCGGTATCGCGGCATTTGAGGGCAAGCGCTATCAGGAGGCAATCACTTATTGGGACCGACTGTTGCAGCAATTGCCCGCAGGCGATCCGTCTCGCGACGCCTTGCAAGGCGGCATTGAGCGCGCCCGTGAACAGTTGCTCGCCAGCGGCGGCAAGGTTGAAGCCGCGCCTGCGGCTAGAGCCGAGACGTCGATCAAAGTCAGCGTGGATGTGGCTGACGCGGTCAAAGCCAGCGTATTACCGGGTGACAGCGTCTTCATCTTTGCCCGTGCGATGTCTGGCCCACCCGCGCCGCTGGCGGTCAAGCGCGTCACTGTGGCCGACCTGCCCATCACTGTGGAGCTGGGCGATGCCGACGCAATGATGCCGCAATTGAAACTGTCTAACTTTCCCGAAGTCCAACTGGTTGCGCGCATCTCCCGTGCTGGCCAACCGACAGCTGGTGAATGGGTAGGGCGCAGCAAACCGTTGGCCAACAGCACCCAAACGCTGCAACAGCTGACCATCGACAGCCCGGATAAATAA